The following are encoded in a window of Callithrix jacchus isolate 240 chromosome 9, calJac240_pri, whole genome shotgun sequence genomic DNA:
- the AGAP2 gene encoding arf-GAP with GTPase, ANK repeat and PH domain-containing protein 2 isoform X3, producing the protein MHAQRQLVVAAVRAEVRRHEVAKQALNRLRKLAERVDNPELQDSIQASLDSVREAVVNSQEWTLSRSIPELRLGVLGDARSGKSSLIHRFLTGSYQVLEKTESEQYKKEMLVDGQTHLVLIREEAGAPDAKFSGWADAVIFVFSLEDENSFQAVSRLHGQLSSLRGEGRGGLALALVGTQDRISASSPRVVGDARARALCADMKRCSYYETCATYGLNVDRVFQEVAQKVVTLRKQQQLLAACKSLPSSPSHSAASTPVAGQASNGGHTSDYSSSLPSSPNVGHRELRAEAAAVAGLSTPGSLHRAAKRRTSLFANRRGSDSEKRSLDSRGETTGSGRAIPIKQSFLLKRSGNSLNKEWKKKYVTLSSNGFLLYHPSINDYIHSTHGKEMDLLRTTVKVPGKRPPRAISAFGPSASINGLVKDMSTVQMGEGPEATTPTPSPSPSPSSLQPPPDQTSKHLLKPDRNLARALSTDCTPSGDLSPLSREPPPSPMVKKQRRKKLTTPSKTEGSAGQAEAKRKMWKLKSFGSLRNIYKAEENFEFLIVSSTGQTWHFEAASFEERDAWVQAIESQILASLQCCESSKVKLRTDSQSEAVAIQAIRNAKGNSICVDCGAPNPTWASLNLGALICIECSGIHRNLGTHLSRVRSLDLDDWPRELTLVLTAIGNDMANRVWESDTRGRAKPTRDSSREERESWIRAKYEQLLFLAPLSTTEEPLGRQLWAAVQAQDVATVLLLLAHARHGPLDTSVEDPQLRSPLHLAAELAHVVITQLLLWYGADVAARDAQGRTALFYARQAGSQLCADILLQHGCPGEGGSAATTPSAATTPSITATPSPRRRSSAASMGRADAPVALV; encoded by the exons ATGCATGCCCAGAGGCAGTTGGTTGTAGCCGCAGTGAGAGCAGAAGTCAGACGACATGAGGTGGCCAAGCAGGCTCTAAACCGCCTCAGGAAGCTGGCAGAGAGGGTGGACAACCCTGAACTTCAGGACAGCATCCAGGCCTCATTGGACAGTGTTCGAG AGGCCGTGGTCAATAGCCAGGAATGGACTTTGAGCCGCTCCATTCCTGAACTGCGTCTG GGTGTGCTGGGCGACGCCAGGAGTGGGAAGTCATCGCTCATCCACCGATTCCTGACCGGTTCATACCAGGTGCTGGAGAAGACAGAGA GTGAGCAGTACAAGAAAGAGATGTTGGTGGATGGGCAGACACATCTGGTGCTAATCCGAGAGGAAGCTGGGGCACCTGATGCCAAG TTCTCAGGCTGGGCAGATGCTGTGATCTTCGTCTTCAGCCTGGAGGATGAGAACAGTTTCCAGGCTGTGAGCCGTCTCCATGGGCAGCTGAGTTCCCTTCGCGGGGAGGGACGAGGAGGCCTGGCCTTGGCACTGGTGGGGACACAAG ACAGGATCAGTGCCTCCTCCCCTCGGGTGGTGGGAGATGCTCGTGCCAGAGCTCTGTGTGCGGACATGAAACGCTGCAGCTACTATGAGACTTGTGCCACCTATGGGCTCAATGTGGATCGGGTCTTCCAGGAGG TGGCCCAGAAGGTGGTGACCTTGCGCAAACAGCAACAGCTTCTGGCTGCCTGCAAGTCCCTGCCCAGCTCCCCGAGCCACTCAGCTGCATCCACTCCAGTAGCTGGCCAG GCTAGTAATGGGGGCCACACGAGCGACTACTCTTCTTCCCTCCCGTCCTCACCAAATGTTGGTCACCGGGAGCTCCGAGCCGAGGCAGCTGCAGTGGCTGGATTGAGTACCCCAGGGTCCCTGCACCGGGCAGCCAAACGCAGGACCAGCCTTTTTGCG AATCGCCGGGGTAGTGACTCGGAGAAACGGAGCTTGGATAGTCGGGGCGAGACAACAGGGAGTGGACGAGCCATCCCCATCAAGCAG AGCTTCCTACTAAAACGAAGTGGCAATTCCTTGAACAAAGAATGGAAGAAGAAATATGTGACCCTGTCTAGTAATGGCTTCCTACTCTACCACCCCAGCATTAAC GATTACATCCATAGTACCCACGGCAAGGAGATGGACTTGCTGCGAACAACAGTCAAAGTCCCAGGCAAGCGGCCCCCAAGGGCCATCTCTGCCTTCGGCCCCTCAGCCAGCATCAATGGGCTGGTCAAGGACATGAGCACTGTCCAGATGGGTGAAGGCCCTG AAGCCACTACTCCCACaccaagccccagccccagccccagttcCCTGCAGCCACCACCAGACCAGACATCCAAGCACCTGCTGAAGCCAGACCGGAATTTGGCCCGAGCCCTCAGCACGG ATTGTACCCCATCAGGAGACCTGAGCCCCCTGAGTCGGGAACCCCCTCCTTCTCCCATGGTGAAAaagcaaaggaggaaaaaattGACAACACCATCCAAGACCGAAGGCTCGGCTGGGCAGGCTGAAG CCAAGCGCAAAATGTGGAAACTAAAATCGTTTGgtagtttaagaaatatttataaagcag AGGAAAACTTTGAGTTCCTGATCGTGTCCAGCACGGGTCAGACGTGGCACTTCGAGGCAGCCAGTTTTGAGGAGCGGGATGCCTGGGTACAGGCCATCGAGAGTCAGATCCTAGCCAGTCTGCAATGCTGTGAAAGCAGCAAGGTCAAG CTGCGAACCGACAGCCAAAGCGAAGCCGTGGCCATCCAGGCGATCCGGAACGCCAAGGGGAATTCAATCTGCGTGGACTGCGGGGCCCCCA ACCCCACGTGGGCCAGCTTGAACCTGGGCGCGCTCATCTGCATCGAGTGTTCTGGCATCCACCGCAACCTGGGCACACACCTGTCCCGCGTCCGCTCGCTGGACTTGGACGACTGGCCGCGGGAGCTGACCCTGGTGCTGACGGCCATTGGCAACGACATGGCCAACCGCGTGTGGGAGAGCGACACGCGGGGCCGTGCCAAGCCCACGCGGGACTCTTCGCG GGAGGAGCGCGAGTCGTGGATTCGCGCCAAGTACGAGCAGCTGCTGTTCCTGGCGCCGCTGAGCACCACGGAGGAGCCGCTCGGCCGCCAGCTGTGGGCCGCCGTGCAGGCCCAGGACGTGGCTACTGTTCTCCTGCTTCTGGCCCATGCGCGACACGGGCCGCTCGACACCAGCGTAGAGGACCCGCAGCTGCGCTCCCCACTCCACCTGGCGGCCGAGCTCGCCCACGTCGTCATCACGCAACTGCTGCTGTGG TACGGCGCGGACGTGGCGGCTCGTGACGCCCAGGGCCGCACGGCGCTGTTCTACGCCCGCCAGGCTGGAAGCCAGCTGTGCGCCGACATCCTTCTCCAGCACGGCTGCCCGGGTGAAGGAGGCAGCgcggccaccacgcccagcgcggccaccacgcccagcatcaCCGCCACGCCCAGCCCCCGCCGCCGGAGCAGCGCCGCCAGCATGGGCCGCGCCGACGCCCCGGTTGCGCTGGTATAG
- the AGAP2 gene encoding arf-GAP with GTPase, ANK repeat and PH domain-containing protein 2 isoform X4: protein MHAQRQLVVAAVRAEVRRHEVAKQALNRLRKLAERVDNPELQDSIQASLDSVREAVVNSQEWTLSRSIPELRLGVLGDARSGKSSLIHRFLTGSYQVLEKTESEQYKKEMLVDGQTHLVLIREEAGAPDAKFSGWADAVIFVFSLEDENSFQAVSRLHGQLSSLRGEGRGGLALALVGTQDRISASSPRVVGDARARALCADMKRCSYYETCATYGLNVDRVFQEVAQKVVTLRKQQQLLAACKSLPSSPSHSAASTPVAGQASNGGHTSDYSSSLPSSPNVGHRELRAEAAAVAGLSTPGSLHRAAKRRTSLFANRRGSDSEKRSLDSRGETTGSGRAIPIKQSFLLKRSGNSLNKEWKKKYVTLSSNGFLLYHPSINDYIHSTHGKEMDLLRTTVKVPGKRPPRAISAFGPSASINGLVKDMSTVQMGEGPEATTPTPSPSPSPSSLQPPPDQTSKHLLKPDRNLARALSTDCTPSGDLSPLSREPPPSPMVKKQRRKKLTTPSKTEGSAGQAEEENFEFLIVSSTGQTWHFEAASFEERDAWVQAIESQILASLQCCESSKVKLRTDSQSEAVAIQAIRNAKGNSICVDCGAPNPTWASLNLGALICIECSGIHRNLGTHLSRVRSLDLDDWPRELTLVLTAIGNDMANRVWESDTRGRAKPTRDSSREERESWIRAKYEQLLFLAPLSTTEEPLGRQLWAAVQAQDVATVLLLLAHARHGPLDTSVEDPQLRSPLHLAAELAHVVITQLLLWYGADVAARDAQGRTALFYARQAGSQLCADILLQHGCPGEGGSAATTPSAATTPSITATPSPRRRSSAASMGRADAPVALV from the exons ATGCATGCCCAGAGGCAGTTGGTTGTAGCCGCAGTGAGAGCAGAAGTCAGACGACATGAGGTGGCCAAGCAGGCTCTAAACCGCCTCAGGAAGCTGGCAGAGAGGGTGGACAACCCTGAACTTCAGGACAGCATCCAGGCCTCATTGGACAGTGTTCGAG AGGCCGTGGTCAATAGCCAGGAATGGACTTTGAGCCGCTCCATTCCTGAACTGCGTCTG GGTGTGCTGGGCGACGCCAGGAGTGGGAAGTCATCGCTCATCCACCGATTCCTGACCGGTTCATACCAGGTGCTGGAGAAGACAGAGA GTGAGCAGTACAAGAAAGAGATGTTGGTGGATGGGCAGACACATCTGGTGCTAATCCGAGAGGAAGCTGGGGCACCTGATGCCAAG TTCTCAGGCTGGGCAGATGCTGTGATCTTCGTCTTCAGCCTGGAGGATGAGAACAGTTTCCAGGCTGTGAGCCGTCTCCATGGGCAGCTGAGTTCCCTTCGCGGGGAGGGACGAGGAGGCCTGGCCTTGGCACTGGTGGGGACACAAG ACAGGATCAGTGCCTCCTCCCCTCGGGTGGTGGGAGATGCTCGTGCCAGAGCTCTGTGTGCGGACATGAAACGCTGCAGCTACTATGAGACTTGTGCCACCTATGGGCTCAATGTGGATCGGGTCTTCCAGGAGG TGGCCCAGAAGGTGGTGACCTTGCGCAAACAGCAACAGCTTCTGGCTGCCTGCAAGTCCCTGCCCAGCTCCCCGAGCCACTCAGCTGCATCCACTCCAGTAGCTGGCCAG GCTAGTAATGGGGGCCACACGAGCGACTACTCTTCTTCCCTCCCGTCCTCACCAAATGTTGGTCACCGGGAGCTCCGAGCCGAGGCAGCTGCAGTGGCTGGATTGAGTACCCCAGGGTCCCTGCACCGGGCAGCCAAACGCAGGACCAGCCTTTTTGCG AATCGCCGGGGTAGTGACTCGGAGAAACGGAGCTTGGATAGTCGGGGCGAGACAACAGGGAGTGGACGAGCCATCCCCATCAAGCAG AGCTTCCTACTAAAACGAAGTGGCAATTCCTTGAACAAAGAATGGAAGAAGAAATATGTGACCCTGTCTAGTAATGGCTTCCTACTCTACCACCCCAGCATTAAC GATTACATCCATAGTACCCACGGCAAGGAGATGGACTTGCTGCGAACAACAGTCAAAGTCCCAGGCAAGCGGCCCCCAAGGGCCATCTCTGCCTTCGGCCCCTCAGCCAGCATCAATGGGCTGGTCAAGGACATGAGCACTGTCCAGATGGGTGAAGGCCCTG AAGCCACTACTCCCACaccaagccccagccccagccccagttcCCTGCAGCCACCACCAGACCAGACATCCAAGCACCTGCTGAAGCCAGACCGGAATTTGGCCCGAGCCCTCAGCACGG ATTGTACCCCATCAGGAGACCTGAGCCCCCTGAGTCGGGAACCCCCTCCTTCTCCCATGGTGAAAaagcaaaggaggaaaaaattGACAACACCATCCAAGACCGAAGGCTCGGCTGGGCAGGCTGAAG AGGAAAACTTTGAGTTCCTGATCGTGTCCAGCACGGGTCAGACGTGGCACTTCGAGGCAGCCAGTTTTGAGGAGCGGGATGCCTGGGTACAGGCCATCGAGAGTCAGATCCTAGCCAGTCTGCAATGCTGTGAAAGCAGCAAGGTCAAG CTGCGAACCGACAGCCAAAGCGAAGCCGTGGCCATCCAGGCGATCCGGAACGCCAAGGGGAATTCAATCTGCGTGGACTGCGGGGCCCCCA ACCCCACGTGGGCCAGCTTGAACCTGGGCGCGCTCATCTGCATCGAGTGTTCTGGCATCCACCGCAACCTGGGCACACACCTGTCCCGCGTCCGCTCGCTGGACTTGGACGACTGGCCGCGGGAGCTGACCCTGGTGCTGACGGCCATTGGCAACGACATGGCCAACCGCGTGTGGGAGAGCGACACGCGGGGCCGTGCCAAGCCCACGCGGGACTCTTCGCG GGAGGAGCGCGAGTCGTGGATTCGCGCCAAGTACGAGCAGCTGCTGTTCCTGGCGCCGCTGAGCACCACGGAGGAGCCGCTCGGCCGCCAGCTGTGGGCCGCCGTGCAGGCCCAGGACGTGGCTACTGTTCTCCTGCTTCTGGCCCATGCGCGACACGGGCCGCTCGACACCAGCGTAGAGGACCCGCAGCTGCGCTCCCCACTCCACCTGGCGGCCGAGCTCGCCCACGTCGTCATCACGCAACTGCTGCTGTGG TACGGCGCGGACGTGGCGGCTCGTGACGCCCAGGGCCGCACGGCGCTGTTCTACGCCCGCCAGGCTGGAAGCCAGCTGTGCGCCGACATCCTTCTCCAGCACGGCTGCCCGGGTGAAGGAGGCAGCgcggccaccacgcccagcgcggccaccacgcccagcatcaCCGCCACGCCCAGCCCCCGCCGCCGGAGCAGCGCCGCCAGCATGGGCCGCGCCGACGCCCCGGTTGCGCTGGTATAG
- the AGAP2 gene encoding arf-GAP with GTPase, ANK repeat and PH domain-containing protein 2 isoform X1: MSRGAGALQRRTTTYLISLTLVKLESVPPPPPSPSAAAIGAAGARGSETGDPGSPRGADEPGKKRHERLFHRQDALWISTSSAGTGGAEPPTLSPAPASPARPVSPAPGRRLSLWAAPPGPPLSGGLSPDPKPGGAPTSSRRPLLSSPSWGGPEPEGRAGGGVPGSSSPHPGTGSRRLKVAPPPPAPKPCKTVTTSGAKAGGGKGAGSRLSWPESEGKPRVKGSKSSAGTGASVSAAATAIAAGGGDATAATSGGVGAGAGARGKLSPRKGKSKTLDNSDLHPGPPACSPPLALPPTPTTAAAVTAASAQPSGPAPPITLEPPAPGLKRGREGGRASTRDRKMLKFISGIFTKSTGGPPGSGPLPGPPSLSSGSGSRELLGAELRASPKAVVNSQEWTLSRSIPELRLGVLGDARSGKSSLIHRFLTGSYQVLEKTESEQYKKEMLVDGQTHLVLIREEAGAPDAKFSGWADAVIFVFSLEDENSFQAVSRLHGQLSSLRGEGRGGLALALVGTQDRISASSPRVVGDARARALCADMKRCSYYETCATYGLNVDRVFQEVAQKVVTLRKQQQLLAACKSLPSSPSHSAASTPVAGQASNGGHTSDYSSSLPSSPNVGHRELRAEAAAVAGLSTPGSLHRAAKRRTSLFANRRGSDSEKRSLDSRGETTGSGRAIPIKQSFLLKRSGNSLNKEWKKKYVTLSSNGFLLYHPSINDYIHSTHGKEMDLLRTTVKVPGKRPPRAISAFGPSASINGLVKDMSTVQMGEGPEATTPTPSPSPSPSSLQPPPDQTSKHLLKPDRNLARALSTDCTPSGDLSPLSREPPPSPMVKKQRRKKLTTPSKTEGSAGQAEAKRKMWKLKSFGSLRNIYKAEENFEFLIVSSTGQTWHFEAASFEERDAWVQAIESQILASLQCCESSKVKLRTDSQSEAVAIQAIRNAKGNSICVDCGAPNPTWASLNLGALICIECSGIHRNLGTHLSRVRSLDLDDWPRELTLVLTAIGNDMANRVWESDTRGRAKPTRDSSREERESWIRAKYEQLLFLAPLSTTEEPLGRQLWAAVQAQDVATVLLLLAHARHGPLDTSVEDPQLRSPLHLAAELAHVVITQLLLWYGADVAARDAQGRTALFYARQAGSQLCADILLQHGCPGEGGSAATTPSAATTPSITATPSPRRRSSAASMGRADAPVALV; this comes from the exons ATGAGCCGGGGCGCGGGCGCGCTTCAGCGCCGGACAACGACCTACCTCATCTCGCTGACCCTGGTCAAGCTCGAGTCGGTGCCTCCGCCGCCGCCTTCTCCGTCTGCGGCCGCAATCGGCGCTGCCGGTGCCAGAGGCTCCGAGACTGGGGATCCTGGTAGCCCCAGAGGCGCTGACGAGCCGGGCAAGAAGCGGCACGAACGTCTCTTCCACCGGCAGGATGCGCTGTGGATCAGCACGAGCAGCGCGGGCACCGGGGGCGCGGAGCCCCCAACCCTGTCCCCGGCTCCGGCCAGTCCGGCCCGCCCAGTCTCTCCCGCTCCAGGCCGCCGCCTCTCCCTCTGGGCCGCCCCTCCCGGACCCCCGCTCTCTGGGGGGCTGAGCCCCGACCCCAAGCCTGGGGGCGCCCCCACCTCCTCCCGGCGCCCCCTACTCAGCAGCCCGAGCTGGGGCGGCCCGGAGCCCGAAGGCCGGGCGGGCGGCGGCGTCCCTGGCTCATCCTCTCCGCACCCTGGCACCGGCAGCCGGAGGCTCAAGGTGGCGCCTCCTCCGCCGGCTCCCAAGCCTTGCAAGACCGTGACCACGAGTGGAGCCAAAGCCGGCGGGGGCAAGGGCGCGGGTAGCCGCCTGTCATGGCCCGAAAGCGAGGGCAAGCCCAGGGTCAAGGGGTCAAAGAGCAGCGCCGGGACTGGAGCTTCTGTCTCAGCCGCCGCCACCGCCATCGCCGCCGGGGGAGGGGACGCTACAGCTGCGACCTCTGGTGGGGTCGGGGCTGGGGCCGGAGCCCGAGGGAAGCTGTCCCCTCGGAAAGGCAAGAGTAAGACCTTGGACAACAGTGACTTGCATCCGGGACCGCCTGCCTGCTCTCCTCCGCTAGCCCTCCCACCAACTCCGACAACAGCCGCTGCTGTCACTGCCGCTTCCGCGCAGCCCTCCGGGCCTGCACCGCCAATCACTCTGGAGCCTCCAGCTCCCGGGCTGAAACGGGGCCGGGAGGGGGGCCGAGCATCCACTCGGGACCGCAAGATGCTCAAGTTTATCAGCGGCATCTTCACCAAGAGCACAGGAGGGCCTCCTGGCTCCGGGCCCCTTCCGGGACCCCCCAGCCTGTCTTCTGGCAGCGGGTCCAGGGAGCTGCTGGGAGCCGAGCTCCGCGCCTCCCCTA AGGCCGTGGTCAATAGCCAGGAATGGACTTTGAGCCGCTCCATTCCTGAACTGCGTCTG GGTGTGCTGGGCGACGCCAGGAGTGGGAAGTCATCGCTCATCCACCGATTCCTGACCGGTTCATACCAGGTGCTGGAGAAGACAGAGA GTGAGCAGTACAAGAAAGAGATGTTGGTGGATGGGCAGACACATCTGGTGCTAATCCGAGAGGAAGCTGGGGCACCTGATGCCAAG TTCTCAGGCTGGGCAGATGCTGTGATCTTCGTCTTCAGCCTGGAGGATGAGAACAGTTTCCAGGCTGTGAGCCGTCTCCATGGGCAGCTGAGTTCCCTTCGCGGGGAGGGACGAGGAGGCCTGGCCTTGGCACTGGTGGGGACACAAG ACAGGATCAGTGCCTCCTCCCCTCGGGTGGTGGGAGATGCTCGTGCCAGAGCTCTGTGTGCGGACATGAAACGCTGCAGCTACTATGAGACTTGTGCCACCTATGGGCTCAATGTGGATCGGGTCTTCCAGGAGG TGGCCCAGAAGGTGGTGACCTTGCGCAAACAGCAACAGCTTCTGGCTGCCTGCAAGTCCCTGCCCAGCTCCCCGAGCCACTCAGCTGCATCCACTCCAGTAGCTGGCCAG GCTAGTAATGGGGGCCACACGAGCGACTACTCTTCTTCCCTCCCGTCCTCACCAAATGTTGGTCACCGGGAGCTCCGAGCCGAGGCAGCTGCAGTGGCTGGATTGAGTACCCCAGGGTCCCTGCACCGGGCAGCCAAACGCAGGACCAGCCTTTTTGCG AATCGCCGGGGTAGTGACTCGGAGAAACGGAGCTTGGATAGTCGGGGCGAGACAACAGGGAGTGGACGAGCCATCCCCATCAAGCAG AGCTTCCTACTAAAACGAAGTGGCAATTCCTTGAACAAAGAATGGAAGAAGAAATATGTGACCCTGTCTAGTAATGGCTTCCTACTCTACCACCCCAGCATTAAC GATTACATCCATAGTACCCACGGCAAGGAGATGGACTTGCTGCGAACAACAGTCAAAGTCCCAGGCAAGCGGCCCCCAAGGGCCATCTCTGCCTTCGGCCCCTCAGCCAGCATCAATGGGCTGGTCAAGGACATGAGCACTGTCCAGATGGGTGAAGGCCCTG AAGCCACTACTCCCACaccaagccccagccccagccccagttcCCTGCAGCCACCACCAGACCAGACATCCAAGCACCTGCTGAAGCCAGACCGGAATTTGGCCCGAGCCCTCAGCACGG ATTGTACCCCATCAGGAGACCTGAGCCCCCTGAGTCGGGAACCCCCTCCTTCTCCCATGGTGAAAaagcaaaggaggaaaaaattGACAACACCATCCAAGACCGAAGGCTCGGCTGGGCAGGCTGAAG CCAAGCGCAAAATGTGGAAACTAAAATCGTTTGgtagtttaagaaatatttataaagcag AGGAAAACTTTGAGTTCCTGATCGTGTCCAGCACGGGTCAGACGTGGCACTTCGAGGCAGCCAGTTTTGAGGAGCGGGATGCCTGGGTACAGGCCATCGAGAGTCAGATCCTAGCCAGTCTGCAATGCTGTGAAAGCAGCAAGGTCAAG CTGCGAACCGACAGCCAAAGCGAAGCCGTGGCCATCCAGGCGATCCGGAACGCCAAGGGGAATTCAATCTGCGTGGACTGCGGGGCCCCCA ACCCCACGTGGGCCAGCTTGAACCTGGGCGCGCTCATCTGCATCGAGTGTTCTGGCATCCACCGCAACCTGGGCACACACCTGTCCCGCGTCCGCTCGCTGGACTTGGACGACTGGCCGCGGGAGCTGACCCTGGTGCTGACGGCCATTGGCAACGACATGGCCAACCGCGTGTGGGAGAGCGACACGCGGGGCCGTGCCAAGCCCACGCGGGACTCTTCGCG GGAGGAGCGCGAGTCGTGGATTCGCGCCAAGTACGAGCAGCTGCTGTTCCTGGCGCCGCTGAGCACCACGGAGGAGCCGCTCGGCCGCCAGCTGTGGGCCGCCGTGCAGGCCCAGGACGTGGCTACTGTTCTCCTGCTTCTGGCCCATGCGCGACACGGGCCGCTCGACACCAGCGTAGAGGACCCGCAGCTGCGCTCCCCACTCCACCTGGCGGCCGAGCTCGCCCACGTCGTCATCACGCAACTGCTGCTGTGG TACGGCGCGGACGTGGCGGCTCGTGACGCCCAGGGCCGCACGGCGCTGTTCTACGCCCGCCAGGCTGGAAGCCAGCTGTGCGCCGACATCCTTCTCCAGCACGGCTGCCCGGGTGAAGGAGGCAGCgcggccaccacgcccagcgcggccaccacgcccagcatcaCCGCCACGCCCAGCCCCCGCCGCCGGAGCAGCGCCGCCAGCATGGGCCGCGCCGACGCCCCGGTTGCGCTGGTATAG